From one Formosa sediminum genomic stretch:
- a CDS encoding DeoR/GlpR family DNA-binding transcription regulator → MKKKERQQKVIDEVSINRKVSSSFLSEKLEVSEDTIRRDIKELHDKGLITKVHGGAISNIQKLYHYNEDIIYNRENKIRIAQKAISLIEDNMVIIISGGTTNLMLAKLLPKNLKLTVYTYSLPLAMQLTEHPLVETIFIGGKIYRSSMVTIGIDVIQYLSNIRANICFMGVSGLDLETGITDEGYEVSLIKKAMINASEHIVYLTTSNKLNLRQGYDVCSLKQIDTIVTDLDIDAPELSPYISAGLNIL, encoded by the coding sequence ATGAAGAAAAAAGAGAGACAACAAAAAGTAATTGACGAAGTAAGCATAAACCGTAAGGTTAGCTCTAGTTTCTTATCTGAAAAACTTGAAGTTTCTGAAGACACTATAAGAAGAGACATTAAAGAACTACACGACAAAGGTCTTATTACTAAAGTACACGGCGGAGCCATATCTAACATACAAAAACTTTATCATTACAATGAAGATATAATATACAACAGAGAAAATAAAATTCGCATTGCGCAAAAGGCTATTTCTTTAATTGAAGATAATATGGTTATTATTATTAGCGGTGGAACAACAAATTTAATGCTTGCCAAACTACTGCCCAAAAACTTAAAACTTACTGTTTACACTTACAGTTTGCCACTTGCAATGCAATTAACAGAACATCCTTTAGTAGAAACCATCTTTATTGGTGGCAAAATTTACAGAAGCTCGATGGTTACAATTGGTATAGATGTTATCCAATATTTATCTAACATTAGAGCAAACATTTGTTTTATGGGTGTAAGCGGATTAGACTTAGAAACCGGTATAACAGATGAAGGCTACGAAGTTTCTTTAATTAAAAAAGCCATGATAAACGCATCAGAACACATTGTTTACTTAACGACATCTAACAAACTAAATCTTAGACAAGGATATGATGTATGCAGTTTAAAACAAATAGATACTATAGTAACAGACTTAGATATTGATGCTCCAGAACTTAGCCCATACATTTCTGCTGGTTTAAACATCTTATAA
- a CDS encoding SusC/RagA family TonB-linked outer membrane protein, with protein sequence MKKTYNLFSLFKRTKFMFSFLLFMLFGFGLQSQTLYTIKGSVIDNLGTPATGVTVQLKNTNQGAITDFDGNYELNVSLEPGNYTLVFRLLGLTTQEVNLTLANQTEIVKDVEMTMDILGLDQVVITGAGALTSKRQLGNTISSIKGGEISESGSVDITGALSGKLAGIQVSQNSGDPAGGISVRLRSSSTVNGSSDPLYIIDGVIVNNNSTDVLGTTSVVQNRMSDISPQDIDRVEVIKGAAAAAIYGSRASNGVVQIFTKKGQSGEPVITLSSSVNFNSLRKKRDYNDEPYDWASSDITVLDKVPVTRYDYQDMVFQNSTGTDNYVSMSGGKGNTNYFGSFSYLKNEGILKSTDYQRQSGRIRVNQVINDWISASFGTYFSTSKSQDQPNGGYVAGILPTILFTNNTIDPRPDENGDYPTMTFYPNILEYIETFDFNQKSNRNISDLQITLTPVEGLKVSYIAGYDNSETTGNTYIPIGTTTIELGSASTSTIRTTQFNSDLNGSYNFDINEFLTSTTTTGFTWQADETNSSSISGTGLALGVKTTNGAASISTNESRSERSFWGGFLQQTFGLDDKLFITGAIRLDGSSVFGEDERNQWYPKASMSYLISKEDFWDNTFGSTLNSFKVRAAWGQAGNLTAIGPFDRLSNYSAVSIDGTSGLVAPSELGNTDLSPERQTELEFGIDMGLFNNRVGVELTYYKQDIEDLLLARTLSPSTGFGSRLENVGTMSNRGFEALITATPIQTNDFSWTVTGTFSTNKNEVNDIEGEQFGIGNFGFSVAKNGEALGVFYQGYYARNEDGSLLLTEGGLPQREKGYYDEDGNPVAERDASGQPTGSNLSKVIGDPNPDFIASLTNEFQYKNFSFRMQFDAVQGGDLLSWDTRMFYQFGGGEQTAKELRGESVRGTGAANFNIAESYIEDGSYIKLRELSTSYLLKNPLEGVDSVKFTITGRNLFSIDNYSGYDPEVNMDGQSNGSRGGVMGLVPIPRVFKFGVVATF encoded by the coding sequence ATGAAAAAAACGTACAACCTCTTTTCTTTATTTAAGAGAACCAAATTTATGTTTAGCTTTTTGCTCTTCATGTTGTTTGGATTTGGCTTACAAAGCCAAACACTTTATACTATTAAAGGTAGTGTAATAGACAATTTAGGTACTCCTGCAACAGGTGTAACCGTGCAACTAAAAAATACTAATCAGGGGGCTATAACTGATTTTGATGGAAATTACGAATTGAATGTAAGTTTAGAGCCAGGTAATTATACATTGGTATTTAGGTTATTAGGATTGACAACTCAGGAGGTGAATTTAACTTTAGCAAATCAAACAGAAATTGTTAAAGATGTAGAAATGACTATGGATATCTTAGGTTTAGATCAGGTTGTTATTACAGGTGCAGGTGCATTGACTTCAAAAAGACAACTTGGTAATACGATTTCTAGTATAAAAGGAGGTGAGATTTCGGAGTCTGGTTCTGTAGATATTACAGGAGCACTTTCAGGGAAATTAGCAGGAATTCAAGTGTCTCAAAACTCAGGAGATCCAGCAGGAGGAATAAGTGTAAGGTTAAGAAGTTCTAGTACGGTTAATGGAAGTTCAGACCCTTTATATATTATAGATGGTGTTATTGTAAATAACAATTCTACAGATGTATTAGGTACCACAAGTGTGGTTCAAAACAGAATGTCAGATATTAGTCCGCAAGATATAGATCGTGTAGAAGTTATAAAAGGAGCTGCTGCCGCAGCAATATATGGATCTAGAGCTAGTAATGGTGTGGTTCAAATTTTTACTAAAAAAGGACAATCTGGAGAGCCTGTAATTACACTGTCGTCGAGTGTAAACTTTAATTCGTTAAGAAAAAAACGTGATTATAATGACGAGCCTTATGATTGGGCTTCATCAGATATCACTGTATTAGATAAGGTTCCGGTAACACGATATGATTATCAAGATATGGTGTTTCAGAATTCTACTGGTACAGATAATTATGTGTCTATGTCTGGAGGAAAAGGAAATACAAACTATTTTGGATCGTTCTCTTATTTAAAAAATGAAGGGATCTTAAAAAGTACCGATTACCAAAGACAATCTGGTAGAATTAGAGTTAATCAGGTTATTAACGATTGGATATCTGCATCCTTTGGTACCTATTTTTCAACAAGTAAAAGTCAGGATCAGCCAAATGGTGGTTATGTTGCAGGGATTTTGCCTACCATTTTGTTTACTAACAACACTATTGATCCTAGACCAGATGAAAATGGTGACTATCCAACCATGACTTTTTATCCTAATATTTTGGAGTATATAGAGACTTTCGATTTTAATCAAAAAAGTAATCGAAATATAAGTGATTTACAAATTACGTTAACACCTGTAGAAGGCTTGAAAGTGAGTTATATAGCAGGGTACGACAATTCTGAAACAACAGGTAATACATACATCCCTATAGGGACTACAACTATAGAGTTAGGTAGTGCAAGTACTTCAACTATAAGAACAACACAATTTAATAGCGACTTAAATGGGTCTTATAATTTTGATATTAATGAATTTTTGACTTCTACAACTACTACTGGATTTACATGGCAAGCCGACGAAACAAACTCAAGTTCTATTTCAGGAACTGGTTTAGCTTTGGGTGTTAAAACTACTAATGGGGCGGCTTCAATTTCAACTAATGAAAGTAGAAGTGAACGCAGCTTTTGGGGTGGATTTTTGCAACAAACTTTTGGTTTAGATGATAAATTATTTATTACTGGAGCAATTAGGCTAGATGGGTCTTCGGTTTTTGGGGAAGATGAAAGAAATCAATGGTACCCTAAGGCAAGTATGTCTTATTTAATTTCAAAAGAAGATTTTTGGGATAATACTTTTGGCAGTACACTTAATAGTTTTAAGGTTAGAGCTGCTTGGGGTCAGGCTGGAAATTTAACGGCTATTGGCCCTTTCGATAGGTTGTCAAATTATTCAGCAGTTAGTATCGATGGTACTTCTGGTTTGGTGGCGCCATCGGAATTGGGGAATACAGATCTGAGTCCAGAAAGGCAAACAGAATTAGAATTTGGTATTGATATGGGGTTGTTTAATAACCGAGTTGGGGTGGAGCTTACTTATTACAAGCAAGATATTGAAGATTTGTTATTGGCAAGAACATTGTCGCCTTCAACAGGTTTTGGTTCAAGACTTGAAAATGTAGGAACAATGTCTAACAGAGGTTTTGAAGCTTTAATTACAGCAACACCTATACAAACTAACGATTTTAGCTGGACGGTTACAGGTACATTTTCTACCAATAAAAATGAAGTAAATGATATTGAAGGTGAGCAATTTGGTATAGGTAATTTTGGATTCTCTGTTGCCAAAAATGGTGAGGCTTTAGGTGTGTTTTATCAAGGGTATTATGCTAGAAACGAAGATGGTAGTTTACTGTTAACAGAAGGAGGGCTTCCGCAAAGAGAAAAAGGATATTATGATGAGGACGGAAATCCTGTGGCAGAGAGAGATGCTTCAGGGCAGCCAACAGGGTCTAATTTAAGTAAAGTTATTGGAGATCCAAATCCAGACTTTATAGCGTCATTAACTAATGAGTTTCAATATAAAAACTTTTCTTTTAGAATGCAATTTGATGCCGTTCAAGGTGGAGATTTACTAAGTTGGGATACCCGTATGTTCTATCAATTTGGGGGCGGTGAGCAAACTGCAAAAGAATTAAGAGGCGAGAGTGTTAGAGGTACTGGAGCTGCTAATTTTAATATAGCAGAATCTTATATAGAAGATGGATCTTATATAAAACTTCGTGAGTTATCTACTTCGTATTTATTAAAAAATCCTTTAGAAGGTGTAGATAGTGTTAAGTTTACAATTACTGGACGTAATTTATTCTCGATAGATAATTACTCTGGATACGATCCAGAAGTTAATATGGATGGACAAAGTAACGGTTCTCGTGGAGGTGTTATGGGACTAGTGCCAATACCTAGAGTGTTTAAATTTGGTGTAGTTGCTACTTTTTAA
- a CDS encoding RagB/SusD family nutrient uptake outer membrane protein, whose translation MKNIKLYTIVGVILVSSSLFTACETDFENPNNPTEDVVLGTKDGLFALATGIRQYYSVTALRQVIEAPGITTRELGVTNTFLNINELAKGGAELPSESGGITNPWTYLLKAKGMAESLIDGANTVELTSGTKSGLLAYGNLIKAMCLGSLIEMFEQVPIDNSADGAAVFSDRDAVLAECILLLEDARDMLASEPMSEDFESSVLWSDISLEKTINAFLSRYQLMAGNYEASIVSADAVLNSSDSTNSMWVYDANNENPIWNRTVNSADLNPQSNFGLTGDYLPEEGDGRLDFYLGADAGFANEDAGGQALSEMLGFFDSSTAPIPIYLPGEMMLNKAEAYARLNQLDNAVTQLNLVRQKTNDPLGVNANLPAWTGDESDVDAILEEIYINRGAELFLTGLRFADSKRFHPDFDVPLEANTTNERNRNYYPYPSTERENNPNTPDDPTI comes from the coding sequence ATGAAAAATATAAAATTATATACAATAGTTGGAGTTATTCTAGTGAGTAGTAGCTTGTTTACAGCATGCGAGACTGATTTTGAGAACCCAAACAACCCTACAGAAGATGTCGTATTAGGAACTAAAGACGGACTTTTTGCATTAGCTACAGGAATTAGACAATATTATTCTGTAACGGCTTTAAGACAAGTTATTGAAGCGCCAGGAATTACTACAAGAGAATTGGGAGTAACAAATACCTTTTTAAATATTAATGAATTGGCAAAAGGTGGTGCCGAATTGCCTTCAGAAAGTGGTGGGATTACCAACCCTTGGACCTATTTATTAAAAGCAAAAGGGATGGCAGAATCTTTAATTGATGGTGCTAATACGGTAGAGTTAACCTCAGGTACAAAAAGCGGGCTTTTAGCCTATGGTAATTTAATTAAAGCAATGTGTCTAGGGTCGTTAATTGAAATGTTTGAGCAAGTGCCCATAGATAATTCTGCAGATGGTGCGGCTGTTTTTAGTGATCGAGATGCAGTGCTAGCAGAATGTATTCTATTATTAGAAGATGCAAGAGATATGTTAGCGTCAGAACCCATGTCTGAAGATTTTGAGTCGTCTGTACTGTGGTCTGATATTAGTTTAGAAAAAACAATTAATGCTTTTTTGTCTAGATATCAATTAATGGCAGGAAATTATGAAGCTTCAATTGTATCTGCAGACGCTGTTTTAAATAGTAGTGATTCTACAAACTCAATGTGGGTTTACGATGCAAATAACGAAAATCCAATTTGGAATAGAACTGTTAATTCTGCTGATTTAAATCCGCAATCTAATTTTGGGTTAACGGGGGACTATCTTCCGGAAGAAGGTGATGGTAGGCTAGATTTTTATTTAGGAGCAGATGCTGGTTTTGCTAACGAAGATGCAGGCGGACAAGCTTTAAGTGAAATGTTAGGTTTTTTTGATTCTAGTACGGCTCCAATTCCAATTTATCTTCCTGGAGAAATGATGCTTAATAAAGCCGAGGCTTATGCCAGATTAAACCAATTAGATAATGCTGTAACTCAGTTAAATCTAGTAAGACAAAAAACGAATGATCCACTAGGTGTAAACGCAAATCTTCCAGCTTGGACAGGAGACGAAAGCGATGTAGATGCAATTTTAGAAGAAATATACATTAATAGAGGAGCAGAATTGTTTTTAACAGGATTAAGGTTTGCAGATAGTAAACGTTTTCATCCAGATTTTGATGTGCCTTTAGAAGCAAATACAACCAACGAGCGTAATAGAAATTATTATCCTTACCCAAGTACAGAGCGAGAAAATAACCCTAATACCCCTGATGACCCAACTATTTAA
- a CDS encoding exo-beta-N-acetylmuramidase NamZ family protein: protein MKVQTGLDVLLGNTTLQNTFKGNVALLCHNASIDSTYTHAAIRFKHMFGDRFVKLFGPQHGFSTDVQDNMIETDHIIHPFFNIPVYSLYSETRIPTDKMLEGIDHLFVDLQDVGCRVYAYIYTLTYVLERCASKPIEVVVLDRPNPINGIDIEGNILDANYESFVGRHPIPFRHGLTIGEVALMHQKFWVKTKANLKVIKMLNWERSMFYEDTQLPWLLPSPNLARIESAYTFPATVLFEGTTLSEGRGTTQSLEVVGHPKIEPFSFCDSVLFKALKASKLQGVALRPITFLPTFQKQGGKVCGGIQIHVTDKSIYKPWRVGQLLMRELYHYLEDDFEWKAPPYEYNYHQKPIDIINGTDKLRHWIENNEALEALDALETLDSYNSLWNAIKIY from the coding sequence ATGAAAGTACAAACTGGTTTAGATGTGTTGTTGGGCAATACAACGCTTCAAAATACATTTAAAGGAAATGTGGCGCTACTATGCCACAATGCCTCAATAGATTCAACATATACGCATGCTGCTATACGGTTTAAGCATATGTTTGGAGATCGATTTGTAAAATTGTTTGGACCACAGCATGGGTTCTCTACAGATGTTCAAGATAATATGATTGAAACAGACCATATTATACATCCATTTTTTAATATTCCAGTCTATTCGTTGTATTCCGAAACACGAATTCCTACAGATAAGATGTTGGAAGGGATAGATCATTTGTTTGTCGATTTGCAAGATGTGGGCTGTAGGGTGTATGCTTATATCTATACTTTAACGTATGTGTTAGAAAGATGTGCTTCTAAACCTATTGAAGTTGTCGTTTTAGATCGTCCAAATCCTATAAATGGAATAGATATAGAAGGTAATATTTTAGATGCTAATTATGAATCTTTTGTTGGAAGACATCCTATCCCTTTTCGTCACGGATTGACTATAGGAGAGGTGGCTTTAATGCATCAGAAATTTTGGGTTAAAACAAAGGCGAATTTAAAGGTCATAAAAATGTTAAATTGGGAGCGTAGTATGTTTTATGAAGATACTCAGTTGCCTTGGTTGTTGCCTTCACCAAATTTAGCAAGAATAGAAAGTGCGTATACATTTCCTGCAACCGTCTTATTTGAGGGAACTACATTAAGTGAAGGACGTGGCACAACACAGTCATTAGAAGTTGTGGGACATCCAAAGATAGAACCTTTTTCGTTTTGTGACAGTGTGCTTTTTAAAGCTTTAAAAGCTTCAAAACTGCAAGGTGTAGCGCTCAGGCCAATTACTTTTCTGCCTACATTTCAAAAACAAGGAGGTAAAGTTTGTGGTGGTATTCAAATACATGTTACAGACAAATCTATCTATAAACCGTGGCGTGTTGGGCAGTTATTAATGCGAGAACTTTACCATTATTTAGAAGATGATTTTGAATGGAAAGCGCCTCCTTACGAATATAATTATCACCAAAAACCCATAGATATTATTAACGGAACCGATAAATTAAGGCATTGGATTGAAAATAACGAAGCTCTTGAAGCCTTAGATGCGCTTGAAACTCTCGATAGTTATAACTCTCTATGGAACGCTATTAAAATTTATTAA